The Diorhabda sublineata isolate icDioSubl1.1 chromosome 6, icDioSubl1.1, whole genome shotgun sequence genome includes a window with the following:
- the LOC130445447 gene encoding peroxisomal membrane protein PEX14 isoform X2, with protein MASPVNVPNENNSVREEMVQTAIKFLENPNVVNTPLVQKQKFLQRKGLTDKEIQLACEKSGTYVLHDQQNRLPPPLPQPNMLNNYPLYSKPLQLTVFDRIREVLHNIAVFSIVAYVIHKFYERFIAPFLFGKKKKSIEESIEELDNNIKSSVSDLKEDLHSVKVELDKVSDNSDNQMTRQLSELKLEIASVKGLLLGRKQFPSVANTPVIPPSIPAWQMSSVPPDGQDDHKEEEEEEELGSGSSEPEHGMKTSESSLEIM; from the exons ATGGCTTCCCCTGTGAACGtaccaaatgaaaataattcggTTAGGGAGGAAATG GTTCAAACAGCTATCAAGTTTCTAGAAAATCCTAACGTTGTAAATACTCCActtgttcaaaaacaaaaatttctacaaaGAAAAGGTTTAACTGACAAAGAAATTCAATTAGCATGTGAAAAATCGGGAACTTATGTTTTACATGATCAACAAAATCGTCTTCCGCCTCCTCTACCGCAACCTAATATGCTTAATAATTACCCTTTATACAGCAAGCCTCTTCAGCTAACTGTCTTTGATAGAATAAGAGAAGTTCTGCATAATATTGCAGTTTTTAGCATTGTTGCATATGTAATACATAAGTTTTATGAG cgATTTATTGCTCCGTTCCTAtttggtaaaaagaaaaaatctattGAAGAATCTATTGAGGAATTAGATAACAATATCAAATCCTCCGTTAGTGATCTCAAGGAAGATTTACATAGTGTTAAAGTTGAATTGGATAAAGTTAGTGATAATAGTGATAATCAGATGACCAGGCAATTGTCGgaattgaaattagaaatagCTAGTGTAAAAGGGCTTCTTTTAGGGAG aaaacaatttcCATCAGTAGCAAACACTCCTGTAATTCCACCTTCAATTCCAGCATGGCAAATGTCAAGTGTCCCGCCTGATGGCCAAGACGATCataaagaagaggaagaagaagaggaattaGGATCTGGTTCTTCTGAACCGGAACACGGGATGAAAACTAGTGAATCTAGTTTAGAAATAATGTAA
- the LOC130445445 gene encoding CTD nuclear envelope phosphatase 1 isoform X1 — protein sequence MWKQLQMGLRAFLLIASRVWTCLCYTLKKQTRAVIQHQSVKYDLFPLSPLSRHRLSIVKRKVLVLDLDETLIHSHHDGVVRQTVRPGTPPDFVLKVVIDRHPVRFFVHKRPHVDFFLDIVSQWYELVVFTASMEIYGAAVADRLDGGRGILQRRFYRQHCTPELGSYTKDLSAICNDLSSVFILDNSPGAYRAYPDNAIPIKSWFSDPTDIALLNLLPVLDALRFTADVRSVLSRNLHLHRLCNLSSETKSTLPMKEFKVVDSIVTRVEEFDLTQNTNDNVNVVSRISQKICNH from the exons ATGTGGAAGCAGTTACAGATGGGACTTCGGGCATTTTTGCTGATAGCCTCCAGAGTTTGGACATGCTTATGTTACACATTAAAAAAGCAGACAAGAGCT GTAATTCAGCATCAGTCagtaaaatatgatttattccCCCTATCGCCCTTATCAAGACATAGGCTGA GTATTGTTAAAAGAAAAGTTCTTGTTCTTGATTTGGATGAAACGCTGATACATTCACATCATGATGGTGTGGTAAGACAGACAGTAAGGCCCGGTACACCTCCAGATTTTGTATTGAAAGTGGTCATTGATAGGCATCCTGTTCGATTTTTTGTGCATAAGAGACCACACGTCGACTTTTTTTTAGATATA gtTTCTCAATGGTATGAGTTAGTAGTTTTTACAGCCAGTATGGAAATATACGGTGCTGCAGTGGCAGACAGGTTGGATGGGGGTCGTGGAATTTTACAGAGGAGATTTTATAGACAGCATTGTACACCAGAACTGGGATCTTACACTAAAGATTTAAGTGCCATATGCAATGATTTAtcaagtgtttttattttagataataGCCCTGGAGCTTATAGAGCTTATCCAG ATAATGCAATTCCTATAAAATCTTGGTTTTCTGATCCAACTGACATAGCCCTACTCAATTTACTTCCAGTGCTTGATGCTTTGAGGTTTACGGCTGATGTCAGATCTGTATTATCCCGAAATCTACATTTGCATAGGCTATG CAATTTGAGCAGTGAAACTAAGAGTACGTTGCCTATGAAAGAATTTAAGGTTGTTGATAGTATTGTTACGAGAGTTGAGGAGTTCGACTTGACTCAAAATACAAATGATAATGTGAATGTAGTATCCCGTATATCACAGAAAATATGTAatcattaa
- the LOC130445445 gene encoding CTD nuclear envelope phosphatase 1 isoform X2: protein MWKQLQMGLRAFLLIASRVWTCLCYTLKKQTRAVIQHQSVKYDLFPLSPLSRHRLSIVKRKVLVLDLDETLIHSHHDGVVRQTVRPGTPPDFVLKVVIDRHPVRFFVHKRPHVDFFLDIVSQWYELVVFTASMEIYGAAVADRLDGGRGILQRRFYRQHCTPELGSYTKDLSAICNDLSSVFILDNSPGAYRAYPDNAIPIKSWFSDPTDIALLNLLPVLDALRFTADVRSVLSRNLHLHRLW, encoded by the exons ATGTGGAAGCAGTTACAGATGGGACTTCGGGCATTTTTGCTGATAGCCTCCAGAGTTTGGACATGCTTATGTTACACATTAAAAAAGCAGACAAGAGCT GTAATTCAGCATCAGTCagtaaaatatgatttattccCCCTATCGCCCTTATCAAGACATAGGCTGA GTATTGTTAAAAGAAAAGTTCTTGTTCTTGATTTGGATGAAACGCTGATACATTCACATCATGATGGTGTGGTAAGACAGACAGTAAGGCCCGGTACACCTCCAGATTTTGTATTGAAAGTGGTCATTGATAGGCATCCTGTTCGATTTTTTGTGCATAAGAGACCACACGTCGACTTTTTTTTAGATATA gtTTCTCAATGGTATGAGTTAGTAGTTTTTACAGCCAGTATGGAAATATACGGTGCTGCAGTGGCAGACAGGTTGGATGGGGGTCGTGGAATTTTACAGAGGAGATTTTATAGACAGCATTGTACACCAGAACTGGGATCTTACACTAAAGATTTAAGTGCCATATGCAATGATTTAtcaagtgtttttattttagataataGCCCTGGAGCTTATAGAGCTTATCCAG ATAATGCAATTCCTATAAAATCTTGGTTTTCTGATCCAACTGACATAGCCCTACTCAATTTACTTCCAGTGCTTGATGCTTTGAGGTTTACGGCTGATGTCAGATCTGTATTATCCCGAAATCTACATTTGCATAGGCTATGGTAG
- the LOC130445448 gene encoding uncharacterized protein LOC130445448 translates to MENSIKECSNEQNPTNIDVTDLDEETVKKLKGDAIGDTLYSQSFVLKTLLKFSDLQWNDQVEEDLCFLWDMTVEKDVCEFLLNMSFPSVACSAMLQYDDNNRFLEIVLGILANIFCSGCVNVMSKNELDIILCLINSDDPLILIQLIRFISTSAITSKVLFQLVDDRFLQQISFILKSSINKELLLKTLETLAKLTTGHKINDQLINYEIYESVIIGFKTIMNDYDFGSETQEKSLSIKYMLENVTNICSFINKYNKRELLINIQSESNVFIDEVTKILNFYCHKENLLPVSDYFIFYMSAITYIFTNIELKYCPELFLPVTKILEHIIDIRDEVEELFNSTLELEYYLISISNQKNIEKDLKVLPKPKLKKVLNVINENYSRFHFGKCINISSL, encoded by the coding sequence ATGGAGAACAGTATAAAGGAATGCAGTAACGAACAAAACCCAACTAATATTGACGTCACCGATTTAGATGAAGAAACTGTGAAAAAACTGAAAGGAGATGCCATAGGAGACACTTTATATAGTCAATCATTTGTATTGAAAactcttttaaaattttccgaTTTGCAATGGAACGATCAAGTCGAAGAGGATTTATGTTTTCTTTGGGACATGACCGTTGAAAAAGATGtatgtgaatttttattaaatatgtcTTTTCCTTCTGTAGCGTGTAGTGCAATGCTACAATACGACGATAACAAtagatttttagaaattgttttaGGTATCTTAGCTAATATTTTCTGCTCAGGCTGCGTCAACGTTATGTCTAAAAATGaacttgatattattttatgtttaattaatTCTGATGATCCCCTTATTCTGATCCAATTAATACGTTTTATCTCCACATCTGCTATTActtcaaaagttttatttcagtTAGTTGATGATCGTTTTCTACAgcaaatttcttttattcttaaatcatcaataaataaggaacttttattaaaaacccTAGAAACGTTAGCAAAATTAACTACAGGtcataaaataaatgatcaattaataaattatgaaatttatgaatcagttattattggttttaaaactattatgAATGATTATGATTTTGGATCGGAAACTCAAGAAAAATCACTAAGTATAAAGTATATGTTAGAAAATGTGACAAATATTTGTTctttcattaataaatataataaacgaGAGTTATTGATTAATATTCAAAGTGAATCGAACGTTTTTATTGACGAAGTaacgaaaattctcaatttttattgCCACAAAGAAAATCTCTTACCTGTAAGTGATTATTTTATCTTCTATATGTCTGCAATTACGTACATTTTCactaatattgaattaaaatattgtcCTGAATTATTTTTACCTGTTACTAAAATTTTGGAGCATATTATCGACATTAGAGACGAAGTTGAAGAACTTTTTAATTCAACTTTagaattagaatattatttaatttctatttctaatcaaaaaaatattgagaaggATTTGAAAGTTTTACCTAAacctaaattgaaaaaagttttaaatgtgattaatgaaaattattctagatttcattttggaaaatgtattaacatttcttcattataa
- the LOC130445443 gene encoding eukaryotic translation initiation factor 3 subunit A, translated as MARYSQRPENALKRANEFIEVGKPARALDTLQEVFRNKKWAYNWSESVLEPIMFKYLDLCVELKKSHIAKEGLFQYRNMFQSVNVGSLENVIRGYLRMAEEKTENAREQSTQAVIDIDDLDNLATPESILLSAVSGEDAQDRSDRTILTPWVKFLWESYCQCLELLRTNAHVENLYHDIARMAFQFCLKYNRKTEFRKLCDKLRKHLEDICKLPTQVANVSMSKPETQQLNLETRLHQLDYAIQMELWQEAYKAIEDIHNLMNLSKKSPVPKTMANYYQKLAMVFWKAGNYLFHAAALFKLFQLSKEMKKNITPEELQRMACRVLIATLAIPLPSAHPEFDRFIETDKSPLEKAQRLAVLLGLVQTPSRASLLKDLVRVNVVNLASPQLQELYNWLEVDFHPLLLCQRVHEVIVSLESEDNSSLEQYVPALQDVTLVRLVRQIAQVYQTIEFARLLQIAKFTTPFHLERLLVDCVRHNDMQIRIDHGKNCIHFGMDLSESQREDKPEGPTLQVMPSEQVRNQLVNMSTVLNQAIQVINPNKKKAEREKARAIMVQNYHETKVREHQKILQRHKIIEDRKEYIERLNTVREEEEQKRLEEMQRQHILAEQKRLDQEREERERKRALNEIQQIKDRHLKEKLQQISQTGHGQKILKKLDEDDIKKLDADQIAAKEAEELQKERRELQAKLKSQEKKVDYFERAKRLEEIPLLQANMKERQLQDQNFWEQQEKERIEAAIEERKLAVATRDRLLRMRADKDEFITKLKKERNIVYEDKLKEFEQRLSDERKKRLMNRKQQRKEERRIQYLKEKEEENERRAAEKRRREEEERQRIEEQLRKEREEKERLEREENERKRREHQESLERTAAKQRAREEEIEKKLAKEKEIVGDKSKDYWRKDTSKRDASSWRSGEKTIADEPKKSEVWRPRFRAAQEGQSKDSWRSEDKKDERQERDDKRDERRGGYDKNDRFGDRDRFTRDNKDRRDDNRRGGGEESWRSKTDDEPPRRATIRKDGPSDAWRNKDNDRRDEPRKDERRGTPMTKEKPIHQQSPQQEGEAGWSQVVKRR; from the exons ATGGCAAGATACAGTCAAAGACCTGAAAACGCCCTGAAGCGTGCCAACG AATTTATTGAAGTGGGAAAACCAGCTAGGGCACTCGATACTTTACAAGAGGTATTTCGGAATAAAAAATGGGCATACAATTGGTCAGAATCCGTTTTAGAACCTATTATGTTCAAATATTTAGATCTTTGTGTGGAATTGAAAAAGTCTCATATCGCGAAAGAAGGTCTATTCCAATATAGGAATATGTTTCAATCAGTTAACGTCGGTTCACTTGAGAATGTAATACGAGGATATTTGAGAATGGcagaagaaaaaactgaaaatgcAAGAGAGCAATCCACTCAAGCGGTTATCGACATAGACGATTTAGATAACTTGGCAACTCCCGAAAGTATCTTATTGAGTGCCGTATCCGGAGAAGATGCTCAAGATCGTTCGGATCGTACTATTCTCACCCCGTGGGTTAAATTTTTATGGGAATCATATTGCCAATGTTTGGAACTCCTACGTACCAATGCTCATGTGGAAAATTTGTATCACGACATCGCTAGAATGGCTTTCCAGTTTTGTTTGAAATACAACAGGAAAACGGAATTCAGGAAGCTCTGCGATAAATTGAGAAAACATCTTGAGGATATTTGCAAGTTACCTACTCAAGTAGCTAATGTTTCAATGTCAAAACCCGAAACTCAGCAACTGAATCTTGAAACCAGACTACATCAACTTGATTACGCTATACAAATGGAATTATGGCAG GAAGCGTATAAAGCCATAGAAGATATTCATAACTTGATGAATCTTTCCAAGAAGAGTCCTGTACCCAAAACAATGGCTAACTATTACCAGAAGTTGGCTATGGTATTTTGGAAAGCTGGAAATTATCTTTTTCACGCTGCTGCGCTGTTCAAACTTTTCCAATTGTCaaaggaaatgaagaaaaatataactCCGGAGGAATTGCAAag GATGGCATGTAGGGTCTTAATAGCTACTTTAGCCATTCCACTACCATCAGCCCATCCGGAATTTGATAGATTTATCGAAACTGATAAATCCCCATTGGAAAAGGCCCAACGTTTAGCTGTACTTTTAGGACTCGTTCAAACTCCAAGTAGAGCTAGTCTCCTCAAAGATCTT GTACGTGTTAACGTAGTTAATCTAGCAAGTCCTCAACTTCAAGAGCTGTACAACTGGTTAGAAGTCGATTTTCATCCCTTATTATTATGCCAACGCGTACACGAAGTGATTGTTTCACTTGAATCTGAAGATAATTCATCTTTGGAGCAATATGTACCAGCTTTACAAGATGTTACTCTGGTTCGATTAGTTAGACAGATTGCTCAAGTTTATCAAACTATAGAATTCGCTAGGTTACTACAAATCGCTAAATTCACTACCCCTTTCCATTTGGAAAGACTCTTG GTCGATTGTGTTAGACACAACGATATGCAAATCAGAATCGATCACGGAAAGAATTGTATTCATTTCGGAATGGATTTAAGTGAAAGTCAAAGGGAGGATAAACCGGAAGGTCCTACTTTACAAGTTATGCCCAGTGAACAAGTCAGAAATCAACTTGTTAATATGTCAACAGTACTAAATCAAGCCATACAAGTTATAAACCCCAACAAAAAGAAA GCTGAAAGGGAAAAAGCAAGAGCTATAATGGTACAAAATTACCACGAAACTAAAGTTAGAGAACATCAAAAGATTTTACAAAGACATAAGATCATCGAAGACCGAAAAGAATACATTGAAAGATTAAATACAGTTagggaagaagaagaacaaaagaGATTAGAAGAAATGCAAAGACAACACATTCTCGCCGAACAGAAACGTTTAGATCAAGAAAGGGAAGAAAGGGAAAGAAAAAGGGCGCTTAATGAAATACAACAAATCAAAGATAgacatttaaaagaaaaattacaacaaattaGTCAAACGGGACACGGGCAGAAGATACTAAAGAAATTAGATGAAGAT GATATAAAGAAACTAGACGCAGATCAAATAGCAGCAAAAGAAGCGGAAGAATTACAAAAAGAACGCAGAGAACTGCAAGCGAAATTGAAATCACAAGAAAAGAAAGTGGATTATTTCGAACGTGCTAAACGTTTAGAAGAAATTCCTCTGTTGCAAGCTAATATGAAAGAACGTCAACTCCAAGACCAAAACTTCTGGGAACAACAGGAAAAAGAAAGAATCGAAGCTGCTATCGAAGAAAGAAAACTAGCAGTAGCTACAAGAGACCGACTTTTACGCATGAGAGCCGATAAAGACGAATTCATAACTAAactgaagaaagaaagaaacatAGTTTACGAAGATAAACTGAAAGAATTTGAACAACGTCTATCAGACGAGAGAAAGAAAAGATTAATGAATAGGAAACaacaaagaaaagaagaaagacgtatacagtatttgaaagaaaaagaagaagagaacgAGCGCAGAGCGGCCGAAAAACGACGACGCGAAGAAGAGGAACGTCAAAGAATCGAGGAACAATTGAGAAAAGAACgcgaagaaaaagaaagattgGAAAGAGAAGAAAACGAAAGGAAGAGGAGAGAACATCAAGAGAGCTTGGAAAGAACAGCGGCTAAACAGAGAGCTAGGGAAGAAGAAATCGAAAAGAAACTGGCTAAAGAAAAGGAGATTGTCGGTGATAAATCGAAGGATTATTGGAGGAAGGATACTTCGAAGAGGGATGCTAGTTCTTGGAGGAGCGGGGAGAAAACTATAGCAGATGAACCAAAAAAGAGCGAAGTCTGGAGAC CTCGTTTTCGTGCTGCTCAAGAAGGGCAATCAAAGGACAGTTGGAGATCAGAAgataaaaaagatgaaagacAAGAGCGCGACGATAAACGTGACGAACGTCGTGGTGGTTACGATAAAAACGATAGATTTGGAGATAGAGATAGATTCACGAGAGATAATAAAGATCGAAGAGATGATAATAGAAGAGGAGGTGGTGAAGAAAGTTGGCGTTCAAAGACTGATGACGAACCACCGAGGAGAGCTACTATAAGAAAAGATGGTCCTTCGGACGCTTGGAGGAATAAGGATAACGATCGTAGAGACGAACCAAGAAAAGACGAAAGAAGAGGAACTCCAATGACCAAAGAGAAAC CTATCCACCAACAATCCCCGCAGCAAGAAGGTGAAGCCGGGTGGTCTCAAGTAGTGAAAAGGCGTTAA
- the LOC130445447 gene encoding peroxisomal membrane protein PEX14 isoform X1 — translation MASPVNVPNENNSVREEMVQTAIKFLENPNVVNTPLVQKQKFLQRKGLTDKEIQLACEKSGTYVLHDQQNRLPPPLPQPNMLNNYPLYSKPLQLTVFDRIREVLHNIAVFSIVAYVIHKFYERFIAPFLFGKKKKSIEESIEELDNNIKSSVSDLKEDLHSVKVELDKVSDNSDNQMTRQLSELKLEIASVKGLLLGRKQFPSVANTPVIPPSIPAWQMSSVPPDGQDDHKEEEEEEELGSGSSEPEHGMKTSESSLEIIYSSRDCDSESCHSRKSNKDDIDKD, via the exons ATGGCTTCCCCTGTGAACGtaccaaatgaaaataattcggTTAGGGAGGAAATG GTTCAAACAGCTATCAAGTTTCTAGAAAATCCTAACGTTGTAAATACTCCActtgttcaaaaacaaaaatttctacaaaGAAAAGGTTTAACTGACAAAGAAATTCAATTAGCATGTGAAAAATCGGGAACTTATGTTTTACATGATCAACAAAATCGTCTTCCGCCTCCTCTACCGCAACCTAATATGCTTAATAATTACCCTTTATACAGCAAGCCTCTTCAGCTAACTGTCTTTGATAGAATAAGAGAAGTTCTGCATAATATTGCAGTTTTTAGCATTGTTGCATATGTAATACATAAGTTTTATGAG cgATTTATTGCTCCGTTCCTAtttggtaaaaagaaaaaatctattGAAGAATCTATTGAGGAATTAGATAACAATATCAAATCCTCCGTTAGTGATCTCAAGGAAGATTTACATAGTGTTAAAGTTGAATTGGATAAAGTTAGTGATAATAGTGATAATCAGATGACCAGGCAATTGTCGgaattgaaattagaaatagCTAGTGTAAAAGGGCTTCTTTTAGGGAG aaaacaatttcCATCAGTAGCAAACACTCCTGTAATTCCACCTTCAATTCCAGCATGGCAAATGTCAAGTGTCCCGCCTGATGGCCAAGACGATCataaagaagaggaagaagaagaggaattaGGATCTGGTTCTTCTGAACCGGAACACGGGATGAAAACTAGTGAATCTAGTTTAGAAATAAT atattCATCGAGAGATTGTGATTCAGAATCTTGCCATAGTAGGAAAAGTAACAAGGATGATATTGATAAAgactaa